The nucleotide sequence TCAGCATCGGCGTCGCGATCCCCGGCAGGGTGTTGGTGAGATTCATGACCCCCAGCCACCGGCCCCGCGCCGGATGATTGGTCAGCATCTGGGCGACAAGGGCGTTGTCGAGAGAAAGGAAGGTCACCAAGCCGCTGCTGAAGAGGGCGTAGCCCATGACCACGCCTGGCCACGCGGGCTGCATCGCGAGCACCAGCAGTCCGCTTGCAGCGGCGATCCCGCTGACGGCGATCGGCCAGCGGCGGCGCTGAAGTCGGTCGGAGAGGCGCCCCATGCCGAAGGCACAGGCCGCGCCGGATAATCCGCCAACGATGCTCAGCCACGACAGCGCCGCTTCGCTCGAAGGCACGCCCGCGTCGTCCGGCAGCTGGCGTAGGTAGACGTAAAGATAGAAGAGCATCAGCGCCGCTCCGCACTGGACAAGGAAGCGGGCAGCCCACACCCGCCGGAAGTCGGCGAGCGACAACAAGCCGGACGGCTTGTCGATCTCCTCCACGGCAGGGGACCTCACAACCGCCTCCACCGGCCACCACAGCAGCAATGGCAGAACGCAGACGAGCACCGCCAGCGCAACCGCGGTGAAGGCCCCCGTCCCGTCCTCGGGAAAGAGCCAGGCCAGCGGCGCTCCGACCGCGATCGAAAGCGGCAGCGCCAGATTCAGCCAGGCCGACGTGCGCGCCTTCTCCCGATCGTCGACATGGTCCGATAGCAGCGCTCCGAGCGGCGCGAACATGGCATTGAGCGCGACCTGGAAGAGCAGGACCGCTGCTGCCAGCGCCATCATTGTGTCCGCAGCAGCCAGCGAACAATAAGCGACCACCAGCAGGCCCGTCCCAACCGCGATGGGGAACCGCCGCTGCCCATGTCGCGCCATCCAGCGGTCGCTCGCATGGCCGGCTGCGACATGCGCCACGCTCGCTGTCATCGCGCCCAAGATCAGCAGCAGGCTGAGGAAGGTCGTGGTTTCCCCCTCCGCCAGCCGCTCCACCCGCCGCGGCAGGAGAAGCAGGAGCAGGGGCATGAACGCGAGATGGGCGCCGAGAAAGGCGAGCGCGTAGAGGAAACGAAAGGCGCGGCCGCCGCTCATCCGCTCAGGCAGCTCACTCGGGCGCTGGTCCCGTCGTTTCCCTCACCATCAGCCCGAATGGCGTCGGATAGCAGCCCTCGCCGCCGTCTCCCCGGCTTTGTGCAATCAGCCGGTCGCAGGCGGTCGCGATCATCTCGGCGGTCGGTTGGCGGATGGCGGTCATCGGCGGCACGCTGAACCGCACCCCCGGCGTATCTTCGAAACTGACCATCGACAATCGCCTGGGAATCGCCACGCCTTCGCGGTCGGCGACATGGAGCACGGCGAAGGCGATCTGGTCGTTGTCGGCGATGATCGCGGTCGGCGGTGCGGGCGCGCGGAGCCACTCGGCGACCACCTCCGCCGCGCGGTCGAACTGGAAGTCGCCGGTTCCGACCAGCAGTGCCTCGCCCAGCCCGGCCTGCGCCATCGTGGTCCGGAAACCCTCGACCCGGAGCCGCGAATTGCCATAGCTGGGATCGCCGGCGAGATAGGCGACCCGCCGGTGACCGAGCCCGAGCAAGTGCCGCGTCGCCTCGGCCGAAGCGCCGGCCTCATCCATGAACACGTCGACACACCTGCCACCCTCGCGCCGGCCGATCCGTGCGCACGGAATCCCGCGCTGTGCGAGCAGCGCGGCGAGCTCGTCATTGTCGCTGTGCGGCGGCGTGAGGATAACCCCGTCCGGACGAAGCCCGGCCACCGCCGCCGACAATTGCCGGCGGCTGAGGTCCGGGGCGGTGTCGACCAGCTCGAACAACAAGTGATAACCGTGCCGCTGGCACTCGGTCATGCCGCCGAACAGCATCTGGTCGACCCAGTCGTTGCCTCGCCCCGCCTGCCAATTCTCGACCGTCCGCGCACGATCGTTGATTGCTAGGATCAGGAACGAGCGCCCGCCGCCCATCCGCCGAGCGCTGAGATTGGCGACATAGCCGAGCTGCTCGACAGCCGCCTCGATCCGCTCGCGGACGGCGGGCTTCACGTTGGGAGAGCGGTTGATGACCCGCGACACGGTCTGCCGCGACACGCCGGCCGCCCGCGCGACATCCTCGATCGTGACGTTGCGCCGGACCAGCTCCGCATTGCTCCCCATGCACTGACCATGCCCCAGATCGACCCCGATGTGAACGCTCACTTTTTTTCTTGTGAACGCTCACAAAGAGGCATAGCCATATTGCCGCAGGAGTTCGGCATTGCCGATCTGGAGGGAAACAGGGATGAACAACATTCGGCTTGGCCTGGCGGCCAGCACCGCCATCATTGCGCTTTCAATGTCGGGAGTTGCCCAGGCGCAGACCGCCCCGGCACCGGCCCCGGCCCCTTCCGCCGAGGAGCGGCCCGCCGACGAACCGACCGCGACCGAACCGGCTCCGGACGAAGACAGCACCATCGTCGTTACGGCCGACCGCCGAGAACAGAGCCTCCAGGATTATGCCGGCACCGCCGCCGTCTTCTCGGGCGACAAGCTCAAGGCCCGGGGGATCCAGGACATTACGGACATGAACGATGTCCTGCCTGGCCTGACCGTGGCCAACAATGGCGGCAACATCGAAGTCTGGATCCGCGGTGTCGGCTCGTCCAACAACACCGAGCTCGGTGATCCGGCCGCGGCGACCCACTTCGATGGCGTCTACATTCCGCGTCCTGCCGGCATTGGCTCGGCCTTCTTCGACATTGCCCGGGTCGAGGTGAACGTCGGCCCGCAGGGCACGCTGCGCGGCCGCAATGCCACCGCCGGCTCGGTCAACATCATCAGCTGGAAGCCCGGTCTTGGCGTGTGGGATGCCGAGGTCGAGGGCGAATATGGCAATTACAACCAGACCGTCGTGCGCGGCATGCTCAACGTGCCGCTCGGCGACACCATGGCCATCCGCCTCTCCGGCATGGCCCTGAAGCACGACAGCTATTACAAGAATGTCGGCCCGCTGTCCGACATTGGCGCGGCCGAAGCCGAGGACAATGTCGCCGGCCGTGTCCAGTTCCTGTGGGAGCCGACCGACAAGCTCCGCTTCCTCGTCGCCGGCGACTACATGCACGAGACCGGCTCGGGCTGGACCGGCACCAACTATGCCAATCCGCTCGGTGAGGGCGTTGATCCCGACGACGTTCCCGATCCCCGCCGGGTCATCGCCCGCGGCTTCACCCCCGACCTCGACATCAAGCATCGCGGCATCCGCTTTGAGGCCGGCTACGAACTCGGCTTCGCCCAGCTCGACTATGTCGGCAGCTACCGCCACGTCACGTCGGACTATATGGCGGCGACCCCGATCGGGCCCGACTATCCCGGCGTCTACGCCAACCTCAGCCGGCGGGCCAATCTCGGCACGGCGGATCCGACCGACTTCGTCGATCCGAACATCGTGTTCGGCGAGGTGCTCGACAATTACTCGCGCTTCCAGTCGCTGACCGATTCCAAGTCGCACTATCACGAGCTTCGTCTGCACAACGACAAGGGGCCGCTGATCTGGAGCGTCGGCGCCAACTTCTTCAAGGAAGACCAGTACGCCTTCCTCGCCTCGGCTTCGGACCGCGGGCGCTTCTTCTCGGGCGCCGAGTTCAACATGCCCGACGTCGACGCCAAGAGCTACGGCCTGTTCGCCGATGCCACTTACTCGGTGACGCCATCCGCCCGCATCACCGCCGGCATCCGCCGCACCGACGACCGCAAGAGCCGTGAGGGTGTCGCCGCCCGCTACGGCTTCGCACTCGGCGGCGCCGGCTTCGCCTGCTGCGGCGGCGCCCGGGTCGGGACCGAGGGCTTCCTGTTCGCCGGCAAGGACCGGACGATCTTCAATCCGGACACCGACAGCAACGGCGCCGTCTCCGACGCCGAGGCGATCGCCTTCTACTTTAACGGCGTGAAGCGCTTCGGCGCCCGCGACAACATCGACGACATCTTCGTCAACGGTCCCTATGGCGGCGGCGACCCCAATCGCCAGCCGTGCGTCGACACCACCGTCGGAGACGACTTCTTCTGCGATCCGAGCGGCTTCACCTATGCCGTTCCGTTCGGCGGCCAGATCTTCCGCCAGAGCGGCAAGATGCGCCAGAAGTTCACCGATTGGCGTCTGCGCGGTGAGTATGACTTCACCAAGGACAACCTGCTCTACGCACTCGTGACCACCGGTCACAAGTCGGGCGGCTTTAACGACAATCTCGGCGACCTTGGCGTCGCTCCGACCTACCGTCCAGAGAAGGTGACCCTGTACGAGCTCGGCTCGAAGAACGTCTTCTACCTCGGCGGCGTGCGCACCAAGCTCAATGCGAGCGTCTTCTACAACGACTACAAGGATCAGGTGCTGACCTCGCTCCTGTCGGTGCAGCAGGCACTCGACCTCGCCAACGTTCCGGGCGCAGTGCTTCCGCCGAACAGCGCCGGCGCTCTGGTCGTCAGCTACAGCTACAATGCGGCGGACAGCCATATTTCGGGCTTCAACGTCGAGGGCGGGTTCGATCTGCCGGCCAACATCAACCTCGATTACAATCTGCTCTATCTGGACGCGCAGGTGGACAAGGCCGACCCGATCCAGGACTTCCGCTACCAGGCCGACGTCGCTCCGGCCGACGCGGTGTTCCGCTCGATCGACGACAAGCGCCTGCCGCGCACGCCCAAGTGGCAGCTGAACACCTCCTTCAGCCAGAGCTTCAACCTGCCTTCGGGCAAGCTCGATTATGTCCTCTCTGCCGGCTACCGCTCGGCCCAGTACATGACGATCTTCAACGGCGAGGACTTCACGCCGGCGACCGTCGAGAAGCGGCTGGACGACCGAGTGGACGGCTACTGGACCTTCGACATCGGCGCCGGATACAGCCACGGCACCGATGGCAAGCTCCGCATCGAGGGCTACGTCAACAATGTCACCGATGCCGTCCACGAAGCGGCGATCATCATCACTCAGTTCGACAACACCCGCTTCTTCACTCGTCCCCGCACTTACGGCGCCAGGGTCCGGTTGAAGTTCTAGCGCTTACCGGGGCGGCCACGCTTGTCGCGTGGCCGCCTTTCATTCGACTGGAGACGAGCCGACATGTTCCTGCTTGCCGCCGCCGCCAGCCTGGTTGCCCAGCCGGCCACTGCCGCACCCGCCCGCGATCCGCACCGCAATCCCGCCGGCATGACCCTCGTCTTTGCCGACGAGTTCGACGGCTCGGGCCTGCCGGACCCGGCCAAATGGGACTATGCGACCGAGGGAAATGCCACCGGTTGGGGCAATCAGGAAAAGCAGCATTATACCGCCCGCAGGCCGGAAAATGCGCGGGTCGAGAACGGCCGCTTGATCATCGAGGCGCGCGCCGAAGCGCTCCCGGAGGCGGCCGGCAAGGCCTACAGCTCCGCCCGGCTCGTCACCCGCGGCCGCGCCGCTTGGACCTACGGTTTTTACGAGATCAAGGCCAAGCTGCCGTGCGGACGCGGGACCTGGCCGGCCATCTGGATGCTGCCCGAGGACGGCTCGGTGAAATGGCCGAAGGGCGGCGAGATCGACATCATGGAGCATGTCGGTTTCGAGCCCGGCAAGGTTCACCACTCGGTCCACACCGGCGCTTTCAACTTCGCCAACGGCACCCAGAAGACGATGGGCCAAGCGGTCCCGACCGCCTGCACCGCCTTCCACCGCTACCAGTTGCTGTGGACCCCCGACTTCCTTGTCATGGGCGTCGACGACGATGCCCGCTTTATGTTCCGCAAGGTCACCGGCGGGCGCGACCGCTGGCCGTTCGACAAGCCGATGCACCTGCTCCTCAACATCGCCGTCGGCGGTACCTGGGGCGGGCAGCAGGGGATCGATCCCGCAAGCTTGCCGGCGCGGATGGAGATCGACCACGTCCGCGTCTACCAGCGCGCCCCCGCCGCCGCGGCCCGTCCAGCCAAGGAATAGACCTTGATCCGTCGATCGTCCGCCAGGCTGGCCGCCGCACCCCTCGCCTTGCTGCTCGCCGGCTGCACGACCCTCTTCCCCTCGCCGCCGCCGCAGCCCCCGACCGCTCAGGGGATCGCAGCGCAGCAGGAAGCCGCGATCGACACGCTGCTCGCCCGCATGACCGTCGAGCGCAAGGTCGCCCAGCTGGTCATGCCGGACATCTTGACGATCACCCCCGAGGACGTCCGCCGCTACCGCTTCGGTACGATCCTCAACGGCGGCAACAGCGGACCCGGCAACAATGACAAGGCCCCGGCGCCCGAGTGGCTGAAGCTCGCCGACACCATGTGGGAAGCCTCGACCGCACCGATGGAGGATGGCGGGCCGGTCATCCCGCTGCTGTGGGCAACCGATGCCGTCCACGGCCACAGCAATGTCCCCGGCGCTACCATCTTCCCGCACAATATCGCGCTCGGCGCGGCGGGGGACGAGGATCTCGTTCGCCGGATCGGCCGCGCCACCGCCGCCGAGATCGCGGTCACCGGCATCGACTGGACCTTCGCCCCAACCATCGCGGTCGCCCGCGATGACCGCTGGGGTCGCACCTACGAAAGCTATGGCGAGGACGCTCTGTTCGTCGGCCGTCTGGGCGCGGCGATGGTCGAAGGGCTGCAGGGTCGCCCGGGCACGCCGGAGTTCCTGGCGCAGGACCGGGTCATCGCCACCGCCAAGCATTTCTTCGGCGACGGCGGGACCAATGGCGTCGACCAGGGCAATGCCCGCGGCACCATGCCAGCGCTGAAGGCGATCCATGCGACGCCCTATTATCCCGCCTTCGCGGCCGACGTGCAGACGGTCATGGCCAGCTTCTCCTCGATCAACGGCGAGAAGATGCACGGCAGCAAGCCCCTGCTGACCGACCTGCTGCGCGGCGAAATGGGCTTCAAGGGCCTGACCGTCGGCGACTGGAACGGACATGGTCAGGTCCCGGGCTGCACCAACACCGACTGTCCGCAGGCGTTGATGGCCGGCCTCGACGTCTTCATGGCCCCCGAAGAGTGGAAGGGCCTGCACGAGCGGCTGGTCGCACAGGTCAATGCCGGCACCGTTCCGCAGGCGCGCCTCGACGAAGCGGTTCGCCGGGTCCTCCGCCTCAAGTCCGCCGCCGCACTGTTCGACCGGCCCAAGCCCTCGGCCCGGCTGCTCGGTGGCAAGTTCGACCTGATCGGCAGCGCCGACCACCGTGCCATCGCCCGTGAGGCGGTGCGCAAGTCGCTCGTCCTTCTCAAGAATGACGGAGTCCTGCCGGTCCGCGCCGGCGCCACCGTGCTGGTCGCCGGCACCGCCGCCGACAACATTGCGCAGCAGTCGGGCGGGTGGTCGATCACCTGGCAGGGCGGCGGCGCGCTGACCAACACCGACTTCCCCGGCGCAACCAGCATTCAGGCCGGCATCGCCGCTGCGCTGGCGCACGGAGGCGGCCGGGCGATCCTTGCTCCCGATGGCCACACCTCCGAGCGCCCGGACGCCGCCATCGTCGTCTTCGGCGAGGAGCCCTACGCCGAATTCAGCGGCGACCGGAAGGACTTCGCCTTTCAGGACGATGCCGCTCTCGCGACCATGCGCCGCCTGCGCGCGCAGGGCATCCCGGTCGTCGCCGTCTTCCTCTCCGGCCGTCCGCTCTGGGTGAACCGCTTCCTTGCCGAGGCCGACGCCTTCGTCGCCGCCTGGCTTCCGGGCAGCGAGGGAGCGGGCATCGCCGACGTGCTGATCGGCGGACCCAACCGCGAAGTCCGCCACGATTTCACCGGCCGCCTCCCCTTCAGCTGGCCGGCCCGCTGCGACGCCGATGCCGGCAACGGTTCTGACGGGTTCCCGCTGTTCCGCCGCGGCGAGGGTTATGGCTATGCCGCGCCTCCACCCGCCGGCCGGACCTTCGACGCCGCTTGCGCCCTGCTCGACCGCCAGGACCAGGAACGCACCCTCTTTGCCCGCGGCAGCACCTCCGGCCTCACCCTCAGCGTGCAGGATGCGAGCGGCACCGCGCCGCTCCCCAATGGCATTGGCCAGGGGCCGGCCGGAACCTTCTCCGTCCGCGGCGTCGATCGCCACGCGCAGGAGGACAGCCGCCAGCTCGCCTGGACCGGCCCTGCAAGCCTGATGCTGAAGGCATCGAATGCCACCGGGCAGGACCTGCTGATCGACTATGCGATCGACGTGGCCCCCGCAGGGCCGGTCCGCTTCGGCAGCTCGCTCGACCTCACCGAGACCTTGGTCGTCGCCGCCGGCAAGGGCTGGCGACAGATGCGGCTGCCAGCCCCTTGCCTCGGCCGCTCGCCGTGGACTCTGCGGGCGGAAGCGCCCGTCACCTTTCGCATCTCGGCAATGCGCTCGGTCCCCGCACGCACTGAACAGCAGGGCTGCGCCGGCACCTTCTGAAATTCCCGCGCTGCAGGGTTCGCCCGGCCCCAACTTCGACTGGAAGATCGCCTGGGCCGCGCGGCGCTTCGACGTGGCGGAGGGGAACCAGCGCAACCGCGTCCTCGGCAAGGCCGGCGAGAAGCGCGCGTTCCACTACGAGCGAGGTCAACGGAACGCTGCCGGTCGCCCCGCTCCTTCCTGATAAGTCAGATGGGCCGGTGGCGGCTCCCGTACGGGTCACCACCGACTGAGTCTGTCCTCATTGGCTTTGTCCTTGGTCGAACGGAGTGGCGCAAATCAGCCAGAGCCTCGGCGGTCGGCCACTTGCACTCGATCTCCCGCGGATAGCAAATGCCGCCCGTCTACCCGCGCCACATGGGGGCCGAGGCGGCCGATGGCGGCGCGCTGGCTGATCGGTTCACCCGTTCCGTCCTGCGGCAGCGCCAACTCCCCAGTTACCACCGAGAGCCCGGAACAGATCGATCTGCGCTTCGACGATCCGAGCGTCGCTTTCGGCCAGAGCGGCCTCGGCATCGGCAAAGGTCCGTTCGGCGTCGAGCAGTTCGAGCGAGCTGATCTGACCTTCGCGCTGCAACGCACGGGTGCGGCGAACCACCGCTTCGGCCTGGGTCCGGGCGGAGGCCAGCGCGGTGCGCCGTTGCTGGGTGCGCTGATAGGCAGACAGGGCTGTTTCGGTTTCCTGCAAGGCGGTCAGGATGCTGCCGTCAAAGTGGGCCAATGCAATCCGGCTGTCTGCTTCGGCCGCGGCAATGCGGGCCCGGGTCGCGCTCCGGTTGACCGTCCAACTGAGCAACGGCCCGGCCAGCCAGCTAAGCGGGTTGAACAGACTCGATACGCTTGTGCCGCTTCCGCCGACAGAGCCACCGAGAGAGATGCTCGGATAGAGGTCGGCGGTGGCCACGCCGATCCTGGCGGTAGCGGAAGCGAGGCGCCGCTCGGCAGCACGCACGTCCGGTCTGCGGGCAAGCAGCCCGGCGCCGTCGCCGACCGGGATGGGACTTGAGAGCGCCAGCGTGGCAGTGCGTACCGCCGCGTTGGGCGGCAAGTCGCGCGGTGCGCGGCCGGTCAGGGTGGCCAGGCGCAGCAGCGCTGCGGTGCGTTCGGCTTGCAGCAACGGTATCTCTGCTTGGCGTTGATCGCGGAGCGCAGCGATGCGGGCCGTATCGAGGCCTGTCACCAGACCGACCACCCGCCGGCGCTCGGTCAGCTGGAGCGAGCGGTCGAGCAGGCTGACGATGCGCTCGGCGACAGCGATACGCTCCGCCGCCGAAGCCGCGTCGGCATAAGCCCGGGTGGTGTCGGCGACGACGAGAACACGGACCGCATCGGCCTCGAAGGCGGCAGCGCCGGCATCGCCGCGCGCGGCCTCGATCGAGCGCCTCAGCCTTCCTGCGAGATCGACCTCATAGGCGACGCTCAACCCGGCATCAAGCTGGAGGTCGGTGCCGTCCTGCCCAGCCGCAATGGATTGTGGCGAGCGGCCCACCTGACCGCCGGCGCTTGCTCCGATTTGCGGCTCACGGGCGGCGCGGGTCTGGCGAACCACTGCCCGTGCCCGCTCAAGGCGGCCCACCGCGACACGGACGTCGGTATTGGCGGCAAGGGCGTCGGCGACCAGGCCGTCGAGGACGGGATCGCGGTACAGGCGCCACCAGTCTCCCGCCGGCTGGGCGGCGGTGACGAGCGGCGTGTCCGAGCCGAGGAACGGCGCGGCGGCGGCCGGCGACACCGGGTGGGCGGCATAGTCCGGGCGCTTGCGCAGGCGGCAAGGGCAAGGGCGGAAGCGGCGATCAGCAGCAAGCGCTGGGTCATGATTAGTCTCCTCATTCTGCCGGCGCGGGCAGAGCGGCGGGCGCCGCGCGGCGTTCACGCAGGCGAGCGATGCGGTCGGCAAGGCTCCGGCAGACGACGTAGAATGTGGGGGTGAAGATGAGGCCGAAGGCGGTCACACCGATCATTCCGAAGAACACCGCGGTGCCGAGCGCCTGGCGAAGCTCCGCCCCTGCTCCTTCGGCAATCAGCAACGGCAGCGAGCCGAGGATGAAGGCGAAGCTGGTCATCAGGATTGGGCGCAGGCGATCTCTCGCTGCCCGCACCGCGGCCTCGACCGGCGACATGCCGGCGGCCTCGTCCTGCTGGGCAAACTCGACGATCAGGATGGCATTCTTGGCCGCGAGCGCGATCAGCACCACCAGCCCGACCTGCGTCAGGACATTGTTGTCCATGCCGCGCAGGTTCACGCCCGCCATCGCCGCCAACAGGCACATCGGCACGATCAGGATGATCGACAGCGGGAGCACCAGGCTTTCGAACTGCGCCGCCAGCACCAGGAAAACGAACAGCACGGCCAGCGCGAAGACCAGAGTGGCCGTGCTCCCCGCGGCCTTCTCCTGGTAGGCGATGCCGGTCCATTCGGTGCGGAAGCCGGCGGGCAGCTGCGCCGAAGCGATGTCCTCCATCGCCTGCAGCGACTGGCCCGAAGAATAGCCCGGCGCGGTGTCGCCGTCGATCTCGACCGCCGGAAAGCCGTTGTAGCGCGAAACGCGATACGGTCCGGTCTTGTCTTCGAAGGTCGTCACCGACCCGATCGGCACCATCGCACCAGAGTTGGAGCGGGCCCTCAGATTGGCGATGTCGGATTCGCTTGCACGGGCGTCCGCTTCGGCCTGCGCCGTCACACGATAGGTACGGCCGAGGAGGTTGAAGTCGTTGACGAAAGCCGATCCGAGATAGACCTGCAACGCTTCGAAGATCCGCTCCGGCGGCACGCCCAGCATGTCGGCCTTGGCGCGGTCGACGTCGGCGAACACCCGCGGCGTGGAGATGTCGAATAGGGTATAGACCTGCTTCAGCCCCGGCGTCTGGTTGGCCTTGCCGATGATCCCCCACGAGAGTCCGGAGAGTTCGGCGAAGCTGTGCCCTCCGGTATCCTGCACGATCATGCGATATCCGCCGGCCGAACCGATACCCTGGATCAACGGCGGCGGGACGATCAGCAGGCGCGCCTCGTTGATATCGGCGGTGCGCTTCTGCGCTTCGGCCATGATGTCCTCAAGCTTGACGCCAAGCTTCTTGCGCTCCTCGAACGACTTCAGCGGAACATAGGCGGCGGCGGCATTTGGTGCCTGCGTCTGCGACGCGCCGTCGAACCCAGCCAGCATCACCGCGCCTTCGACGCCCTTGATCGGCAGGATACGGTCGGCGACCTTGCGCATCACTTCGTCGGTCCGCTCCAGCGAAGAGCCCGGCGGAAGCTGGATGACGGTCAGGAAGTAGCCCTGATCCTGCGCCGGGATGAAGCCGGTCGGGGTGATCGAGAACAGGCCAACGGTAAGCCCGATCAGCACCGCATAGGCGGCCATCATCCGCTTGGGCGCGGCGACCAGCCGGCGCGTCAGTCCAGCATAGCGTTCGCTGAACCGCTCGAACCAGCGGTTGAAGGCGTCACCTGCCCGCTCGGCCATCGCGGCCAGGCGGTTCTTCGGCGGCTGGTGCCCATGCGGCTTCAGCAGCAGCGCGGCCATTGCCGGCGACAGGGTCAGCGAGAGCAGAAGCGAGATCAAAGTCGCGGCCGAGATGGTGACCGCAAACTGGTGGTAGAAGGCACCCGATAGGCCGTTGAGGAACAGGGTCGGCAGGAACACCGCGCACAGCACCAGTACGATCGCCACCAGCGCTCCGGCGACTTCGTCCATCGAAGTTCGCGCGGCATCGAGGGCCGACATGCCCTTGGCAAGGTTGCGTTCGACATTCTCGACCACCACGATGGCATCGTCGACCACGATCCCGATCGCCAGCACCAGCCCGAACAGCGACAGGTTGTTGAGCGAATAGCCAACCATCTGCAGCACCGCGAAAGTGCCGATCAGCGACACGGGGATTGCGACCACCGGGATCACGGCGGCCCGCCAGCGCTGGAGAAAGACGATGATCACCAGCACCACGAGGACGATCGCCTCGAGCAAGGTCTTGCCGACCTCGTCGATCGACTGGGCGATGAACTCGGTCGGATTGTAGATGACCCTGTATTCGAGCCCCTTGGGGAAGGACTTGGAAGCGTCCTCCATCTCCTTCTTGACCAGCTCGGCGGCCGCCAGCGCGTTGGACCCGGGGCGCTGGAACACGCCCAGCAGCACGGTCGGCTCGCCCGACAGATAGGTGTTTGACGCATAGTCGGCGGCGCCGAGTTCGACCCGCGCGACGTCGGAGACGCGAACCTGGCGGCCGTCCGCGTCGCTGCGGATGATGACGTTGGCGAACTGCTGCGGGTCGGTCAGGCGTCCCTGCGTCTCGACATTGAGCTGATAGGCGGCACCGGTGGAATAAGGCGGCTGGCCGAGCGTGCCGGCGGCGACCTGCACGTTCTGGGCGCGCAGGGCGGAGACGATCTCGCCTGCCGTCAGGTTGAGCGCGGCGGCGCGATTGGGATCGATCCACACCCGCATCGCATAATCGCGGGCGCCGAACAGCTGCACGTCCCCTACCCCGTCGAGCCGCGCAAGGCGGTCGCGCACCTGGGTCAGCGCATAATTGGACATGTAGCCGCGATCGAGCGACCGGTCGGGCGACACCAGGTTCACCACCATCAGGAAGTCGGGCGACGTCTTGCGAGTGATGACGCCGAGCCGCTGCACTTCCTGCGGCAGGCGCGGGGTGGCGACCGCGACGCGGTTCTGGACCAGCACCTGCGCGGCGTTGAGGTCGGTGCCCTGCTTGAAGGTGACGGTGATCGTCAGGCGGCCGTCGCCGGTCGATTGCGACGACATGTA is from Sphingomonas sp. LHG3406-1 and encodes:
- a CDS encoding glycoside hydrolase family 3 protein; protein product: MIRRSSARLAAAPLALLLAGCTTLFPSPPPQPPTAQGIAAQQEAAIDTLLARMTVERKVAQLVMPDILTITPEDVRRYRFGTILNGGNSGPGNNDKAPAPEWLKLADTMWEASTAPMEDGGPVIPLLWATDAVHGHSNVPGATIFPHNIALGAAGDEDLVRRIGRATAAEIAVTGIDWTFAPTIAVARDDRWGRTYESYGEDALFVGRLGAAMVEGLQGRPGTPEFLAQDRVIATAKHFFGDGGTNGVDQGNARGTMPALKAIHATPYYPAFAADVQTVMASFSSINGEKMHGSKPLLTDLLRGEMGFKGLTVGDWNGHGQVPGCTNTDCPQALMAGLDVFMAPEEWKGLHERLVAQVNAGTVPQARLDEAVRRVLRLKSAAALFDRPKPSARLLGGKFDLIGSADHRAIAREAVRKSLVLLKNDGVLPVRAGATVLVAGTAADNIAQQSGGWSITWQGGGALTNTDFPGATSIQAGIAAALAHGGGRAILAPDGHTSERPDAAIVVFGEEPYAEFSGDRKDFAFQDDAALATMRRLRAQGIPVVAVFLSGRPLWVNRFLAEADAFVAAWLPGSEGAGIADVLIGGPNREVRHDFTGRLPFSWPARCDADAGNGSDGFPLFRRGEGYGYAAPPPAGRTFDAACALLDRQDQERTLFARGSTSGLTLSVQDASGTAPLPNGIGQGPAGTFSVRGVDRHAQEDSRQLAWTGPASLMLKASNATGQDLLIDYAIDVAPAGPVRFGSSLDLTETLVVAAGKGWRQMRLPAPCLGRSPWTLRAEAPVTFRISAMRSVPARTEQQGCAGTF
- a CDS encoding efflux transporter outer membrane subunit; protein product: MNAARRPPLCPRRQNEETNHDPALAADRRFRPCPCRLRKRPDYAAHPVSPAAAAPFLGSDTPLVTAAQPAGDWWRLYRDPVLDGLVADALAANTDVRVAVGRLERARAVVRQTRAAREPQIGASAGGQVGRSPQSIAAGQDGTDLQLDAGLSVAYEVDLAGRLRRSIEAARGDAGAAAFEADAVRVLVVADTTRAYADAASAAERIAVAERIVSLLDRSLQLTERRRVVGLVTGLDTARIAALRDQRQAEIPLLQAERTAALLRLATLTGRAPRDLPPNAAVRTATLALSSPIPVGDGAGLLARRPDVRAAERRLASATARIGVATADLYPSISLGGSVGGSGTSVSSLFNPLSWLAGPLLSWTVNRSATRARIAAAEADSRIALAHFDGSILTALQETETALSAYQRTQQRRTALASARTQAEAVVRRTRALQREGQISSLELLDAERTFADAEAALAESDARIVEAQIDLFRALGGNWGVGAAAGRNG
- a CDS encoding efflux RND transporter permease subunit translates to MRLSRFFITRPIFAAVIAVLITVMGGIAYLGLPVSQYPDIVPPTVTVNASYPGASAETVSETVAAPIEQEINGVDNMIYMSSQSTGDGRLTITVTFKQGTDLNAAQVLVQNRVAVATPRLPQEVQRLGVITRKTSPDFLMVVNLVSPDRSLDRGYMSNYALTQVRDRLARLDGVGDVQLFGARDYAMRVWIDPNRAAALNLTAGEIVSALRAQNVQVAAGTLGQPPYSTGAAYQLNVETQGRLTDPQQFANVIIRSDADGRQVRVSDVARVELGAADYASNTYLSGEPTVLLGVFQRPGSNALAAAELVKKEMEDASKSFPKGLEYRVIYNPTEFIAQSIDEVGKTLLEAIVLVVLVIIVFLQRWRAAVIPVVAIPVSLIGTFAVLQMVGYSLNNLSLFGLVLAIGIVVDDAIVVVENVERNLAKGMSALDAARTSMDEVAGALVAIVLVLCAVFLPTLFLNGLSGAFYHQFAVTISAATLISLLLSLTLSPAMAALLLKPHGHQPPKNRLAAMAERAGDAFNRWFERFSERYAGLTRRLVAAPKRMMAAYAVLIGLTVGLFSITPTGFIPAQDQGYFLTVIQLPPGSSLERTDEVMRKVADRILPIKGVEGAVMLAGFDGASQTQAPNAAAAYVPLKSFEERKKLGVKLEDIMAEAQKRTADINEARLLIVPPPLIQGIGSAGGYRMIVQDTGGHSFAELSGLSWGIIGKANQTPGLKQVYTLFDISTPRVFADVDRAKADMLGVPPERIFEALQVYLGSAFVNDFNLLGRTYRVTAQAEADARASESDIANLRARSNSGAMVPIGSVTTFEDKTGPYRVSRYNGFPAVEIDGDTAPGYSSGQSLQAMEDIASAQLPAGFRTEWTGIAYQEKAAGSTATLVFALAVLFVFLVLAAQFESLVLPLSIILIVPMCLLAAMAGVNLRGMDNNVLTQVGLVVLIALAAKNAILIVEFAQQDEAAGMSPVEAAVRAARDRLRPILMTSFAFILGSLPLLIAEGAGAELRQALGTAVFFGMIGVTAFGLIFTPTFYVVCRSLADRIARLRERRAAPAALPAPAE